From Streptomyces sp. Mut1, the proteins below share one genomic window:
- a CDS encoding VWA domain-containing protein, whose protein sequence is MTSSSSRPCVPAISLSKVIERAPDLVPLYEAAGSSVRAHGLEGMRAAVYPVLDRSGSMRPYYRDGTMQRLAEQVLSLSAHLDDDGIVPVVFFSTDVDGSTDLVLGRHRGLVDKLHENLGHMGRTNYHWAMDEVIDHYLASGSSDPALVIFQTDGGPTSKLAAERYLCKAARLPLFWQFIGFGDPDANEFAFLRRLDTLAVPGRRIVDNAGFFHAGRDPGAVEDHQLFDQLLQEFPQWVAAARAARVVGP, encoded by the coding sequence GTGACTTCTTCGAGCAGCCGGCCGTGTGTCCCGGCCATCAGTCTGTCCAAGGTGATTGAGCGCGCGCCCGATCTGGTGCCGCTGTACGAGGCGGCGGGCAGCAGTGTCCGCGCGCACGGGCTGGAGGGCATGCGGGCCGCGGTGTATCCGGTGCTGGACCGCTCGGGGTCGATGCGGCCCTACTACCGGGACGGGACCATGCAGCGTCTGGCCGAGCAGGTGTTGTCGCTGTCGGCGCATCTTGATGACGACGGCATAGTGCCGGTGGTGTTCTTCTCCACGGACGTCGACGGGTCGACGGATCTGGTGCTGGGCCGGCATCGGGGGCTCGTCGACAAGTTGCACGAGAACCTCGGTCACATGGGCCGTACGAACTATCACTGGGCGATGGATGAGGTCATCGACCACTACCTGGCCTCCGGCAGCAGCGACCCCGCCCTGGTGATCTTTCAGACCGACGGCGGGCCGACCAGCAAGCTCGCTGCCGAGCGGTATCTCTGCAAGGCGGCTCGTCTTCCGTTGTTCTGGCAGTTCATCGGGTTCGGTGACCCCGATGCCAACGAGTTCGCGTTCCTGCGCAGGCTCGACACGCTCGCTGTTCCGGGCCGTCGCATAGTCGACAACGCCGGCTTCTTCCACGCCGGCCGTGACCCCGGGGCCGTCGAGGACCATCAGCTCTTCGACCAGTTGCTCCAGGAGTTCCCCCAGTGGGTGGCCGCCGCCCGCGCCGCGCGTGTCGTGGGGCCCTGA
- a CDS encoding MFS transporter has translation MATSDSRSPRWAGYTLALLAFTQFIVTIDYNIVYVALPDIGSQLGFSEQSLQWVVSAYAVALGGLLLFGGRAADRIGPRRMLVTGLTIYAFSSLTGGLATNAGLLVAARALQGVGGALLTPATLMLVFTTFAPGPERNRATSIWGAMGSAGLAAGSLLGGVLTSALGWSWVFFVNVPLALIAAFAATRILPPDRPLGTGRSFDAFGAVVATIGSTLLVFGLVSGPAKGWGSTEGAGALALGALLLAAFVLIEKRSTDPLVPLKLFRLRGLTIPMLAMIIFQASLGGTYYLLTTYLQTALDYSALAAGIAFLPPTVICMAVSMKLNAKVLGRLGVRTTLFLGTVGTAVGLAAIIAGMTTHGSYWALLPGIAIWGAGGGFAFPSLFVAVASSGAEPAQQGVAAALASTCRQIGGAIGLAALVAVANAHAGHNPTPHGLVGGLRTAGWVAAAGTLAGAFIGLALKKQPRPAPAPATPEPVTPEVADTASNTA, from the coding sequence ATGGCCACCTCAGACTCCCGATCGCCACGGTGGGCCGGGTACACACTCGCCCTGCTGGCGTTCACCCAGTTCATCGTCACCATCGACTACAACATCGTCTACGTGGCGCTCCCGGACATCGGCAGCCAACTCGGCTTCTCCGAACAGTCACTGCAATGGGTCGTCAGCGCCTACGCGGTCGCACTCGGCGGACTGCTCCTGTTCGGAGGCCGGGCGGCCGACCGCATCGGCCCGCGCCGCATGCTCGTCACCGGCCTGACCATCTACGCGTTCTCCTCCCTCACCGGCGGACTCGCCACGAACGCCGGGCTCCTGGTGGCCGCCCGCGCGCTCCAGGGCGTAGGCGGCGCGCTGCTGACACCGGCCACGCTGATGCTCGTCTTCACGACGTTCGCCCCGGGCCCCGAACGCAACCGGGCCACCTCCATCTGGGGCGCCATGGGCAGCGCGGGACTGGCCGCGGGTTCGCTGCTCGGCGGCGTCCTCACCAGCGCCCTCGGCTGGAGCTGGGTCTTCTTCGTCAACGTCCCGCTCGCCCTGATCGCCGCGTTCGCCGCCACGCGGATCCTCCCGCCCGACCGCCCGCTCGGCACCGGCCGCAGCTTCGACGCCTTCGGCGCCGTAGTCGCCACCATCGGCTCGACCCTGCTGGTGTTCGGCCTCGTCAGCGGCCCCGCCAAGGGCTGGGGCTCCACCGAGGGCGCCGGCGCCCTGGCACTCGGCGCCCTGCTGCTGGCAGCCTTCGTACTCATCGAGAAGCGCTCCACCGACCCCCTGGTACCGCTGAAGCTGTTCCGCCTCCGGGGCCTGACCATCCCCATGCTCGCGATGATCATCTTCCAGGCCTCACTGGGCGGCACGTACTACCTGCTCACCACCTACCTGCAAACGGCGCTCGACTACAGCGCCCTCGCCGCCGGCATCGCGTTCCTCCCGCCGACGGTGATCTGCATGGCGGTGTCGATGAAGCTCAACGCCAAGGTACTGGGACGGCTCGGCGTCCGCACGACACTCTTCCTCGGCACCGTCGGCACCGCCGTCGGACTGGCCGCGATCATCGCCGGCATGACCACACACGGCTCCTACTGGGCACTGCTGCCGGGCATCGCGATCTGGGGCGCGGGCGGCGGCTTCGCCTTCCCCTCGCTCTTCGTCGCGGTGGCGTCCTCGGGAGCCGAACCGGCCCAGCAGGGCGTCGCCGCCGCACTCGCCTCCACCTGCCGCCAGATCGGCGGCGCCATCGGCCTGGCCGCCCTGGTCGCGGTGGCGAACGCCCACGCCGGCCACAACCCCACCCCCCACGGACTGGTCGGCGGACTCCGCACGGCAGGCTGGGTCGCCGCCGCGGGGACCCTCGCCGGCGCCTTCATCGGCCTCGCCCTCAAGAAGCAGCCCCGCCCCGCCCCCGCACCGGCCACCCCCGAACCGGTGACACCGGAGGTCGCCGACACCGCCTCGAACACGGCCTGA
- a CDS encoding ketoacyl-ACP synthase III family protein yields MKFGNDVRIKTVTSWFPPDRENVEDAVAAGKLTESDAERLGVSHLPVSVTLSAPELAAEAGRAAIGRAGWSPSDVGLVLHTWIYHQGHDMWSPPHYVANAVGAGHATPYGVQQGCNAGALALQLAAMHLDTDAGLGGVLVTTGDRFCPPGMDRWTSDYGLGFGDAGTAALVHRGGGEGADDYALLSLATATDAQFELMMRHGNDFSPAPMWHDGFIDLRTPKKSYLAAHGKKKFETVAGQNIRKVIADSLDDAGLRPDDPRIKYIALPRLGASLLDSIYGPVLNELLKAEALRFGSATGHLGCGDFLANLADMRDRVPLQPGDVALVISGGAAWTWACAVVQVPDDHAAAGDV; encoded by the coding sequence ATGAAATTCGGAAACGATGTGCGGATCAAGACCGTGACCTCGTGGTTTCCACCGGACCGCGAGAACGTCGAGGACGCCGTGGCGGCGGGGAAGCTGACCGAATCCGATGCCGAACGGCTCGGCGTGAGCCACCTGCCGGTCTCGGTCACCCTGTCCGCGCCCGAGCTGGCGGCGGAGGCCGGCCGCGCCGCGATAGGCCGGGCGGGCTGGAGTCCGTCCGATGTGGGCCTGGTCCTGCACACCTGGATCTACCACCAGGGCCATGACATGTGGTCGCCGCCGCACTACGTCGCGAACGCGGTGGGCGCCGGGCACGCCACGCCGTACGGCGTCCAACAGGGCTGCAACGCGGGCGCGCTGGCCCTTCAGCTGGCCGCGATGCACCTGGACACCGATGCCGGGCTCGGTGGCGTGCTCGTCACGACGGGCGACCGGTTCTGTCCTCCCGGTATGGACCGCTGGACCTCCGACTACGGCCTCGGCTTCGGTGACGCGGGGACCGCGGCGCTGGTGCACCGGGGCGGCGGTGAAGGCGCCGACGACTACGCCCTGTTGTCCCTGGCCACCGCGACCGACGCCCAGTTCGAGCTGATGATGCGGCACGGCAACGATTTCAGCCCGGCGCCCATGTGGCACGACGGCTTCATCGACCTGCGCACCCCCAAGAAGTCGTATCTGGCGGCGCACGGCAAGAAGAAGTTCGAGACCGTCGCCGGGCAGAACATCCGCAAGGTGATCGCGGACAGCCTCGACGACGCGGGGCTGCGGCCCGACGACCCGCGGATCAAGTACATCGCGCTGCCCCGGCTCGGGGCGAGCCTGCTGGACTCCATCTACGGCCCGGTGCTGAACGAGCTGCTCAAGGCCGAGGCCTTGCGCTTCGGTTCCGCCACCGGGCACCTGGGGTGCGGGGACTTCCTCGCGAACCTCGCCGACATGCGGGACCGGGTGCCGCTCCAGCCGGGCGATGTCGCGCTGGTGATCAGCGGCGGGGCCGCGTGGACGTGGGCCTGCGCCGTCGTGCAGGTGCCGGACGACCACGCCGCGGCCGGGGACGTCTGA
- a CDS encoding 3-oxoacyl-ACP synthase III family protein gives MGFGFLGLGGHVPPLVVDNAKVAEWTGAEESWIVERTGVLERRYREPGTVTSDLALHAAREALGALPEAAARLGVMIVATSTPDQPQPSTGAILQDKLGLSDIPAFDVNAVCSGFLYALAVADSMLSARLAGEGGDHALVVGADIYSSLMNRSDRRTVSLFGDGAGAVLLGPVPEGYGVLGWRLVTHGRHRELVEVPAGGTRTPLDARSREAGEHLFHMRGREVRDYALGVLPEVVGEALGSAGVRLEDVDRFILHQANTRLVEACTRELGVDPGRVPLTAPRFGNTATASIPLTLRAENERRPFRRGERLVLAGVGGGMTAGAVVVRWY, from the coding sequence ATGGGGTTCGGGTTCCTCGGCCTCGGCGGCCACGTACCGCCGCTGGTCGTGGACAACGCGAAGGTCGCCGAGTGGACGGGCGCGGAGGAGAGCTGGATCGTCGAGCGGACCGGGGTCCTGGAGCGCAGGTACCGGGAGCCCGGCACGGTCACCTCCGATCTGGCGCTGCACGCCGCGCGCGAGGCGCTGGGCGCGCTGCCGGAGGCGGCGGCCCGGCTCGGGGTGATGATCGTGGCCACGTCGACGCCGGACCAGCCCCAGCCCTCGACCGGGGCGATCCTGCAGGACAAGCTCGGCCTGTCCGACATCCCGGCGTTCGACGTCAACGCGGTGTGCTCGGGCTTCCTGTACGCGCTGGCGGTCGCCGACTCGATGCTGTCGGCGCGGCTGGCGGGAGAGGGCGGTGACCATGCCCTGGTGGTCGGCGCCGACATCTACTCCTCGCTGATGAACCGCTCCGACCGGCGCACCGTCAGTCTCTTCGGCGACGGGGCGGGTGCGGTGCTGCTCGGTCCGGTGCCCGAGGGGTACGGCGTGCTGGGGTGGCGGCTGGTCACCCATGGCCGGCACCGCGAGCTGGTCGAGGTGCCGGCCGGTGGCACCCGTACTCCGCTGGACGCGCGCAGCCGGGAGGCCGGTGAGCACCTGTTCCACATGCGGGGACGCGAGGTGCGTGATTACGCGCTCGGGGTGCTGCCCGAGGTGGTCGGTGAGGCGCTCGGCTCGGCCGGGGTCCGGCTGGAGGACGTGGACCGCTTCATCCTTCACCAGGCCAACACCCGTCTGGTGGAGGCGTGTACGCGTGAGCTCGGCGTCGATCCCGGGCGGGTGCCGCTGACCGCGCCGCGTTTCGGCAACACCGCCACGGCCTCCATCCCGCTCACGCTGCGCGCGGAGAACGAGCGCAGGCCGTTCCGGCGGGGCGAGCGTCTGGTGCTGGCCGGGGTGGGCGGCGGCATGACGGCGGGGGCCGTGGTCGTCCGCTGGTACTGA
- a CDS encoding Phenylacetic acid catabolic protein, translating to MPTATAAGLRCYELWDPMPDEVREGARRFATVQALNELVGVLPFAEWLDRAPSCTRRQMLMAKVQDEVGHGHVAARVAEDLGMPRERILLDYLEGRSKVHNIFHYSFGSWEEFGPGLLLMNSAAILQFRSLMKGVYLPYARALRKIEREESFHYQHALDMTHEVLTHGDAEQRRRVQDGFEMWLPRVLAYLGPSDTETLHANRMHQIGLKPDGNDELRQAWLSKIIPVFRKLGVRVDPALARQTDSGEWEFAMPDWAEVKKVIAGGGPASQRRLEWVRGALDRNARYGRALRGVA from the coding sequence ATGCCGACAGCGACTGCGGCGGGACTCCGCTGTTACGAACTGTGGGACCCGATGCCGGACGAGGTACGGGAGGGCGCCAGGAGGTTCGCCACCGTACAGGCGCTGAACGAGCTGGTGGGTGTGCTGCCGTTCGCGGAGTGGCTGGACCGTGCGCCCAGCTGTACCAGGAGGCAGATGCTGATGGCGAAGGTCCAGGACGAGGTGGGTCACGGGCATGTGGCCGCGCGGGTCGCGGAGGATCTGGGCATGCCGCGCGAGCGGATCCTTCTGGACTATCTGGAGGGCCGCTCGAAGGTGCACAACATCTTCCACTACTCCTTCGGGTCCTGGGAGGAGTTCGGCCCGGGGCTGCTCCTGATGAACTCGGCGGCGATCCTTCAGTTCCGGTCGCTGATGAAGGGCGTGTACCTGCCGTACGCGCGGGCGCTGCGCAAGATCGAGCGTGAGGAGTCCTTCCACTACCAGCACGCCCTGGACATGACGCACGAGGTGCTGACGCACGGTGACGCGGAGCAGCGCCGCCGGGTGCAGGACGGGTTCGAGATGTGGCTGCCGCGGGTGCTCGCGTACCTCGGTCCGTCCGATACGGAGACCTTGCACGCCAACCGTATGCATCAGATCGGTCTGAAGCCGGACGGCAACGACGAGTTGCGCCAGGCATGGCTGAGCAAGATCATTCCGGTTTTCCGGAAGCTGGGTGTTCGGGTGGATCCCGCGCTGGCCCGTCAGACGGATTCGGGTGAGTGGGAGTTCGCGATGCCGGACTGGGCCGAGGTGAAGAAGGTCATCGCGGGTGGCGGCCCGGCGTCGCAGCGCCGGCTGGAATGGGTGCGCGGCGCCCTGGACCGGAACGCGCGCTACGGGCGCGCGCTGCGGGGGGTGGCGTGA
- a CDS encoding Phenylacetic acid catabolic protein, with protein sequence MPHVPTEVDVYEVFAQTGAGSPLNHVGSIVAPRREAAWHLAKETYGRRDNLSRLWVVRRTDMIVSSAGDRELLAAKTRMPHRQPGFPTARRRDRHAADEREAAGEREAAGERGAAGERGADGLGAGGALSGLWMALADDLFVLGNRLGGRIVDYIDLEESLAVGSIGQEALAHAETVLALHGFDEAAVDAHFFERPRERWRVSRAVGLLGDWPSTVACGLVIAAAVTVLAGEQAADEPAIAAIRDEQRVHLDHWRRWARALAAWPETREEFGRAYAEVTRGAGDLFGAGPQGVEAGAGRAVELHGRLAALVSDRGGPGSCLPPLPVPRAAGMGGSVLADCLARGRLVREHYAPEVFL encoded by the coding sequence ATGCCGCACGTTCCCACCGAGGTCGATGTGTACGAGGTGTTCGCGCAGACCGGCGCCGGCTCTCCGCTCAACCACGTCGGCTCGATCGTCGCGCCGCGCCGGGAGGCCGCCTGGCATCTGGCGAAGGAGACCTACGGCCGCCGGGACAATCTCTCCCGGCTCTGGGTGGTCCGGCGCACCGACATGATCGTTTCGAGTGCCGGTGACCGTGAGCTGCTCGCGGCGAAGACCAGGATGCCGCACCGTCAGCCCGGCTTCCCGACCGCACGCCGCCGGGACCGCCACGCCGCCGATGAGCGGGAGGCCGCTGGTGAGCGGGAGGCCGCTGGTGAGCGGGGTGCTGCTGGTGAGCGGGGTGCCGATGGCCTGGGTGCCGGCGGTGCGCTGAGCGGGTTGTGGATGGCGCTGGCCGACGACTTGTTCGTGCTGGGCAACCGGCTGGGCGGGCGCATCGTCGACTACATCGATCTGGAGGAGTCGCTGGCGGTCGGCTCGATCGGGCAGGAGGCGCTGGCGCACGCCGAGACGGTCCTGGCGCTGCACGGCTTCGACGAGGCCGCGGTCGACGCCCACTTCTTCGAGCGGCCGCGGGAGCGGTGGCGGGTGTCACGGGCCGTCGGTCTGCTCGGTGACTGGCCGTCCACCGTGGCGTGCGGTCTGGTGATCGCCGCTGCCGTGACGGTGCTCGCCGGGGAGCAGGCGGCTGACGAGCCGGCGATCGCCGCCATCCGCGACGAGCAGCGGGTCCATCTGGACCACTGGCGGCGGTGGGCGCGGGCGCTGGCCGCCTGGCCGGAGACGCGCGAGGAGTTCGGGCGGGCGTACGCCGAGGTGACGCGGGGTGCGGGTGACTTGTTCGGGGCCGGCCCGCAGGGCGTCGAGGCGGGTGCGGGCCGGGCCGTGGAGTTGCACGGGCGGCTGGCCGCGCTGGTCAGTGACCGGGGCGGTCCGGGTTCGTGTCTGCCGCCCCTGCCGGTTCCGCGGGCCGCGGGGATGGGCGGGAGTGTCCTGGCCGACTGCCTGGCTCGCGGGCGCCTGGTCCGTGAGCACTACGCCCCGGAGGTGTTTCTGTGA
- a CDS encoding PaaD-like zinc ribbon domain-containing protein: MSPDPLTGVVAEVRDPEIDVGLGDLGVVRSVSRAGGRIVVRLAPTRLSCPARGEIARRVRSALAGAAPGQGVEIVWERGAWEPSSVTAAGRDALRTAGYRVAGAAPRCPYCGSDDVVGAGRFGGAVCKVPFDCRGCGSPFDVIGTAGCSAVLSVPDVAQGGS; the protein is encoded by the coding sequence GTGAGCCCTGATCCGCTGACCGGTGTGGTCGCCGAGGTGCGTGATCCGGAGATCGATGTGGGCCTGGGCGATCTGGGGGTGGTGCGCTCGGTGTCGAGGGCCGGCGGCCGGATCGTGGTCCGTCTCGCCCCCACCCGGCTCAGTTGCCCCGCTCGTGGCGAGATCGCCCGGCGGGTGCGGTCGGCGCTCGCGGGTGCGGCGCCGGGGCAGGGGGTCGAGATCGTGTGGGAGCGCGGGGCGTGGGAGCCCTCGTCGGTGACGGCCGCGGGCCGTGACGCGCTGCGGACCGCCGGGTACCGCGTGGCGGGCGCCGCTCCCCGCTGTCCTTACTGCGGGAGTGACGACGTGGTGGGGGCCGGCCGTTTCGGCGGTGCGGTGTGCAAGGTGCCCTTCGACTGCCGCGGCTGCGGTTCGCCCTTCGATGTGATCGGTACGGCCGGCTGTTCCGCCGTGCTTTCGGTGCCCGATGTCGCACAAGGAGGATCATGA
- a CDS encoding SDR family NAD(P)-dependent oxidoreductase: protein MMRLAGKTAVITGGSRGLGRAIAERYLAEGASVVCAARNPYDVKEVLDLAPGRGAYVPVDVTSDESVAALMAEAAERFGGVDILVANAGVSRDGRVDRLPVAAWQDMVSTNLTGVFLCTRAAVPYLERSPAARIVNVSSSMATRVAVGAAGYCATKAAVEMFTRVSAIELGPRGILVNSLAPGILDEGMGRDLTANDKIWSRYRTRLALGRPGGADEAADAAVFLAGPESSYVNGHVLEVNGGLLWS, encoded by the coding sequence ATGATGAGGCTCGCCGGAAAGACGGCTGTGATCACCGGGGGTTCCCGGGGGCTGGGCCGGGCGATCGCGGAGCGCTACCTGGCGGAGGGCGCGAGCGTGGTGTGCGCGGCGCGCAATCCGTACGACGTCAAGGAGGTTCTCGATCTGGCGCCCGGCCGGGGTGCGTACGTCCCGGTCGATGTCACCAGTGACGAGTCGGTCGCCGCGCTGATGGCGGAGGCCGCCGAGCGCTTCGGCGGTGTCGACATCCTGGTGGCGAACGCGGGTGTGAGCCGGGACGGCCGGGTGGACCGGCTGCCGGTCGCTGCCTGGCAGGACATGGTGTCCACCAATCTGACCGGGGTGTTCCTCTGCACCCGGGCGGCGGTTCCGTATCTGGAGCGCAGCCCGGCCGCCCGGATCGTGAATGTGTCGTCCAGCATGGCGACCCGGGTCGCGGTCGGGGCGGCAGGCTACTGCGCCACGAAGGCCGCGGTGGAGATGTTCACCCGGGTCAGCGCCATCGAGCTGGGCCCTCGCGGCATTCTGGTCAATTCTCTGGCGCCGGGCATTCTCGACGAGGGGATGGGGCGGGATCTGACCGCCAACGACAAGATCTGGTCGCGCTACCGGACGCGGCTGGCGCTCGGCCGGCCGGGCGGGGCGGACGAGGCCGCGGACGCGGCGGTGTTCCTGGCCGGTCCGGAGTCGAGCTATGTCAACGGCCACGTACTAGAGGTGAACGGAGGCCTGTTGTGGTCATGA
- a CDS encoding enoyl-CoA hydratase/isomerase family protein, which translates to MTSPSVVERPSAWLEIEGAVGVLRLGRPPLNVLDRAAQSALRSAAEEAAADERVRAVVLYGGPRAFSAGADIKEMAAMTHADMVRHAAVLQGAFDAVAAIPKPMVAAVNGAALGGGCELALTADARICGSEAVLGLPEVLLGVIPGAGGTQRLPRLIGPARAKELIFTGRQVGADEALRLGLVDQVVPPGEVLEAALRWARRFEEGPALALRAAKAAIDGGLATDLGAGLAIERSVFAALFATEDRLTGMRQFAAEGPGHATFSGR; encoded by the coding sequence ATGACGTCCCCGTCTGTGGTGGAGCGTCCCTCCGCGTGGCTGGAGATCGAGGGAGCGGTGGGCGTTCTGCGGCTGGGCCGGCCGCCGCTGAACGTGCTCGACCGTGCGGCGCAGTCCGCGCTGCGTTCCGCGGCCGAGGAGGCCGCGGCCGACGAGCGGGTCCGTGCGGTGGTCCTCTACGGGGGCCCCAGGGCATTTTCGGCGGGCGCGGACATCAAGGAGATGGCCGCGATGACGCATGCCGACATGGTGCGGCACGCGGCGGTGCTCCAGGGCGCTTTCGACGCGGTGGCCGCCATCCCCAAGCCGATGGTGGCCGCGGTCAACGGGGCCGCGCTGGGCGGTGGTTGTGAGCTGGCGCTGACGGCCGACGCGCGGATCTGCGGCAGCGAGGCGGTCCTCGGGCTGCCGGAGGTGCTGCTCGGCGTCATCCCGGGGGCCGGTGGCACCCAGCGGCTGCCCCGGCTGATCGGCCCGGCCAGGGCCAAGGAGCTGATCTTCACCGGGCGTCAGGTCGGCGCGGACGAGGCGCTGAGGCTGGGGCTGGTGGATCAGGTCGTGCCGCCCGGTGAGGTCCTGGAGGCCGCGCTGCGGTGGGCGCGGCGCTTCGAGGAGGGTCCGGCGCTGGCCCTGCGTGCCGCGAAGGCGGCCATTGACGGGGGCCTGGCGACCGATCTGGGGGCCGGGCTGGCCATCGAACGGTCGGTGTTCGCCGCCCTGTTCGCCACCGAGGACCGGCTGACCGGCATGCGGCAGTTCGCCGCCGAGGGGCCGGGCCATGCGACTTTCAGCGGGAGATGA
- a CDS encoding AMP-binding protein: MYAANGGFLRARDHLLSSYGDLPRARAFPRPDPGGSFSWVADWFDAVCDGNDATALRVVDLDRQGAVLADTALSFTELAERSRRVAGWLRSIGVGRGDRVLLMLGNQVELWECVLAAFRLGAAVIPAAVQLTSEDLAERLERGKVRHVIVRADLTPRLDGLGGGWTRVAVGGRVAGWQDYQRAYASAPLREAVRTRPEEPSLIYFTSGTTARPKMVGHTGLSYPVGHLSTMYWLGLRPGDVHLNISSPGWAKHAWSCLFAPWNAQATVLVVNQPRFAARPLLEMMSRCAATSFCAPPTVWRSLIQEDLTRWPMSLREAVAAGEPLNAEVVRRIREAWGVTVRDGYGQTETTAQIGTPPGMPVVEGALGWALPGYDVALVDPQTNAPVRGGFAEGEICLPLAGRPLGLMSGYLGDPGATERVMQGGYYHTGDFATRDAEGLFRYQGRGDDVFKASDYRISPFELESVLLRHAAVADAAVVPSPEPLRLAVPKAYVALAADYRPEARTAQQILAHAREHLAPYKRIRRIEFAELPKTISGKTQRAELRRREEQRLTRSAQEWWEEDFHH; the protein is encoded by the coding sequence ATGTATGCAGCGAACGGCGGGTTTCTGCGTGCCCGCGATCATCTGTTGTCCTCCTACGGGGATCTGCCGCGTGCCCGTGCGTTTCCCCGGCCGGACCCCGGCGGTTCGTTCAGCTGGGTCGCGGACTGGTTCGACGCCGTCTGCGACGGGAACGACGCGACCGCGCTGCGCGTGGTCGACCTGGACCGGCAGGGCGCGGTGCTCGCCGATACGGCGCTGAGCTTCACCGAGCTGGCCGAGCGTTCCCGGCGGGTCGCCGGGTGGCTGCGGTCGATCGGTGTGGGGCGCGGGGACCGCGTGCTGCTGATGCTCGGCAACCAGGTGGAGCTGTGGGAGTGCGTGCTGGCCGCGTTCCGGCTGGGCGCCGCGGTGATCCCGGCGGCCGTCCAGCTGACCTCCGAGGATCTGGCCGAACGGCTGGAGCGCGGCAAGGTGCGGCATGTCATCGTCAGGGCCGATCTCACGCCCCGGCTCGACGGTCTGGGCGGCGGGTGGACGCGCGTCGCGGTCGGGGGCCGGGTCGCAGGGTGGCAGGACTATCAGCGGGCCTACGCGTCCGCACCGCTGCGGGAGGCGGTGCGGACCCGGCCCGAGGAGCCGTCGCTCATCTACTTCACCTCGGGTACGACCGCCCGGCCCAAGATGGTCGGGCACACCGGGCTGAGCTATCCGGTCGGTCATCTGTCGACCATGTACTGGCTGGGGCTGCGCCCGGGGGACGTGCATCTGAACATCTCCTCGCCCGGGTGGGCGAAGCACGCGTGGAGCTGCTTGTTCGCTCCCTGGAACGCGCAGGCGACGGTTCTGGTCGTCAATCAGCCTCGGTTCGCGGCGCGTCCGCTGCTGGAGATGATGTCGCGTTGTGCCGCGACCTCGTTCTGTGCGCCGCCGACCGTGTGGCGGAGCCTGATCCAGGAGGACCTGACCCGGTGGCCGATGTCGTTGCGTGAGGCCGTGGCCGCCGGGGAGCCGTTGAACGCGGAGGTGGTGCGCCGTATCCGCGAGGCGTGGGGGGTGACGGTCCGGGACGGCTACGGGCAGACCGAGACGACCGCGCAGATCGGGACGCCGCCGGGGATGCCGGTCGTGGAGGGCGCGCTGGGCTGGGCGCTGCCGGGGTATGACGTGGCGCTGGTCGATCCGCAGACCAATGCCCCTGTGCGGGGCGGTTTCGCGGAGGGTGAGATCTGCTTGCCGCTGGCCGGCCGGCCTCTGGGGCTGATGAGCGGGTATCTGGGTGATCCCGGGGCGACCGAGCGCGTCATGCAGGGCGGTTACTACCACACGGGCGATTTCGCGACCCGTGACGCGGAGGGCCTCTTCCGTTATCAGGGGCGTGGTGACGACGTCTTCAAGGCGTCGGACTACCGCATCTCGCCGTTCGAACTGGAGAGCGTCCTGTTGCGGCACGCGGCGGTCGCCGACGCCGCGGTGGTGCCCTCGCCGGAGCCGCTGCGGCTGGCCGTGCCGAAGGCGTACGTGGCGCTCGCCGCGGACTACCGGCCGGAGGCGCGGACCGCGCAGCAGATCCTCGCGCATGCCCGCGAGCACCTCGCGCCCTACAAGCGGATACGCCGGATCGAGTTCGCGGAGCTGCCGAAGACCATCTCCGGCAAGACGCAGCGGGCCGAGCTGCGCAGGCGTGAGGAGCAGCGGCTCACGCGTTCGGCGCAGGAGTGGTGGGAGGAGGACTTCCACCACTGA